The nucleotide window AAATTCTGCCATCAGAAGTCATCCTACAGCAGTAAGCACATTTAATGTCATGCTACAGTTTCTAATATTTGTTCACAAAATTGATTAACCTGTAATGcatatgataaaataaacactgcatATTTAGGCCAATGAAACTTTGTCCTAATATGAAGGAATTACCTTGACAGGGACTGACTGAATTTATGTAACAAAATTACAACACAAAAATCCCACAGCAGCACCCACTGTTGAATGTaactaataaacaaacaatatttcgTCAGTCTTAACTCCAATTCTTTATTTTAAGTATATCATTTACAGAAATATTGTGAATCTCAAAATTGACAGCATTTTCAAATGAGTTTTAATCCCcaaagaaaaactgtaataGGAATGATTTTCATATCtttagagaggaaaaaaataaaaccaaaccaatgAGCAGAACCTTGAAGAGACGGTGAATAATAGGTTTAAGACTTTGACTGTGAATTACAAAAGGTAAAATTCCATTTTTAACAGGcaaaaagacttttatttttttgatttggTTATGATCTGCTGTACAAGCTAGCAGCAGACACCTGAGGCAGCACCTGCCGTCCTTCCCAGCTTAACAATTTCCCTGTGATAACCGcactgagaggaggaaaaggttATTTAGCTTATTTTACTCCAGGAGAAAGGATTTCATGCATACTTCTGCAAAAATCTactgagatgaaaaatgaatgagaatttatattttttttcctttctaaaTAGCCTTCTGGTAACACTGCACCGAATTAAGATGTGGATATGTAATACTAGCTGATGTATGATTAGTACAAAATTCTTTCAGCGGTGCAGCTTTTGGTTTATGTTCTATTGTCTTGACCAGATGATACATGCTTTGAACTACTGAAATTCATAAATTATCAGTCTCTCCTACCCACAGTataaaaacaaattagaaaaacaaGCTACAAGATTCCTTCATGAAAAACAGCATTCTCAAATCAACTTGTAACATAAATGAAGTTCATActtgagtaaaaacaaaaacacacacacctttaacACAGTGTAGGACTGAAATAAATAGGGGAAATGGATTGACTATTATGACAATGAGCTGAGCTCATCAGAGTTTCCACAGGTACGATTGTCCATGGTTATGTAGAGGGGGGTTATGTATGGGGTCAGgagttttcagtttcacattaagAGTGCAGAGGGGTAGGTGAGAGTAGTCAGTCAGCCAGCTGGATGGGACAGGGGGGATGTGTGAGGGTTTTTATTACTGGGAGTGACTGCTTCCGTTCAACATTACAACAATCCCATTGAGGCGCACCAGGTTCCCTTTGCTGTGGCTTGGACCAGAGTGGGGAGAGGATCTCTTAAGACTGCTTGACCTTGTTCTTTTCCTGGTCGTTCATGTgctgttcctctctgctgtcctctctctccGGCCGGTCGTCACTTTGGCGGGCAATGAGCAGTCGGCAGGTGAGCAGAATGCCAAAGACTAGAGCGTGGGCGTACCGCTTCAGGGGGTCTCCTACTAGCTGGTGGAAGAACAGGACGGCCAGCatgaccagcagcagcaggaagttgGCCACATCCTTTGGCCTGCCCGGGACAAGGGTGAGCACCACGCCACATCCCACCTCCAGAGAGCCAATGATCTTACGAAGCAGGACGGAGCTTATCCCAATCTTTTTCAGGCCTGGCAGCGCCTTGGCATAGCTCTTGTATGCCCTTTtctggaaggaaaaaaaagcacagacatctttttaaatatctttaagGTCATACAAACACTCTTGGGTGTCTTTGAGTGAGGCCACTTAAGGAACATTTAAGGTCACCATTCACAAGCCAAGTGACTGACATCcagatgcttttattttacacacTTAATCTTTAGCCAACTGCTCCTTTGCTCAAGAAAACTTTTAAATATATCTGGATATATCCTCCAGGCATGTTAGTTAGGATCTAGCATGCCAGCTATCATCTTCCACTCCGGTCACTTTAACATCAGCAGGTGCATCTCACAGAATTTGCTCGAATGCGCCGCCATTGCTCTTAAGCTGTGAAGTTGCTCTTCATATCAAACGAGAAGCTAAGCAGCTACCACATATTACAAGCTATCTTTAGCCGACTATAACGTATAAATCTGTTATTTATCCGGTAAATGTTTGCATCTTTAAGCTAAATTACTGTAGCACGTGTTAAGACAATGAGAagcattcagtcattcattattcatcCCCGTTTCAGCGTTTACTAGCAACTAGCAGACACATTTCGGATTGTTTTATGTATCAACACTGATACATGATGTTAATGCCGAAATATTTCAAGGTTTATCTTAAAATATTCAGACCTATTATGTGTGCTGTGTTATTTGAGTCGATACTGCAGGTCTTCACGTTTTAAATTATCCACAGGGAAAATGTAGCTTCACACAGGCAGATTAAAAGAGCATGTCAGTGTCTAAAGCGTTCATTTTCCGTATCTTTTCCTATTTAGGTCAGCGTCTCCACACAGTATTCGAGCCTGAGAGCCTTTTTTACTCGTCTGCAGCCCAGCCAACACAGAACAATGGCCTTTACCCCCCATACAGTTTATCGGTTAAGATTTACTCACCATTTCACTGTACGCATCTTTGCTTAGTCTCGGGGTGAGCTTAATGGTGCCCATGAACACGAAAAACAGACCCAGGGCAAAAGAAAGGGCCACAATAGTTATTGTCCTTGGTGAGGCCATCTTTCTCTAAATCGTGCGTGCATGCAGCAGCCTGGCGCTTCCCACTGAGCTGAATGAAAGTCGTACGGTTTCCCGGCGAAGATGCATCAGGGGGATGGGCTTCTGGATGAACCACAAAAATGGCGACGTGTTGaagccccctctctctctccatctctctgcgccgcatccagcagcagcagcagcctaaCAGGAGCTCATCTACACTCCAAACTTACACTTTTCATCACTTGTAATTAACTTTAACCTGGACAGTGCTAATAGGCTGTTTTAGCTTATATAACTACAAATATATCGTCTTTAAACTCTCAGTCAGGCTGAGGCCCCATAACCCCAGGGACCCCAACAGCTGGTGgttcactctgtgtgtctgctcgGTAATATGCAACATTAAAGCacaatatcaaatgttttgCATTAGTAGTataagtattcagatcctttacttaggtatatagaagtataaagtatcagtaaaagtaaaaaaacaaacaaacataatagTCCAGGAAAATGGCCTCATTGACTGTCATACTGTTATATATTTTCTAGTTTTGTAACTATTTTATATGAGTCACTGATGATCTCCATTGTGGTTTAATCTCTTAATGATTATTGATCAGCTGATGCACTCTATGTTGCATACTCCTGAACTGATTTGTTTAATCAAATACCACA belongs to Lates calcarifer isolate ASB-BC8 linkage group LG8, TLL_Latcal_v3, whole genome shotgun sequence and includes:
- the tmem35 gene encoding novel acetylcholine receptor chaperone: MASPRTITIVALSFALGLFFVFMGTIKLTPRLSKDAYSEMKRAYKSYAKALPGLKKIGISSVLLRKIIGSLEVGCGVVLTLVPGRPKDVANFLLLLVMLAVLFFHQLVGDPLKRYAHALVFGILLTCRLLIARQSDDRPEREDSREEQHMNDQEKNKVKQS